GACTTTGTCTTCATAGTCACGTAGCTGCTGAACATATGTCATTTCCTTGTTTGAGACTCTAAAGATGTATGTAGAGATCCATCCAAGTGTCAGTCCCAAGACGAGAACCAACTGAACAACATTTCCAGCTTGTAATGGATCAACTCCAGCAAACTGTACAACAAACCACATGGCTATCAAAATTGGTAATATTTTCAGAATGACACATGTTATAAATACCCATAAGACTATTCTATTGTAAGATCCATGAATGAGGATCTTATACAAGGCAATAAACCGTAAGTATGATCCATGCTGGCGGAAGATATTAACAATAATAATAGAACAAGAAAATAATTAGATGCAGTAGAAAAGGATACCTCCAGACCACTTTTTAAACCAACGCCCAGCAAAGTCACTCCAACCCCAATCAACAAAACATCCTTCCTTGAATATCCAAACTCTACCTGCTAGTTATAAGAATAGCTCTTTTATACACAAAAGTTTACTCCATATTGATGAAATGATAAACAAACGACCAACAGAGAGTAAGTTACAGTTCATGTGTCAAAGATATAAAGGTTTCCAAGCAGAATAACATACACACATATAGTATAACGGTCGTAAAATGTCTTGAAGGAAAATTTTCTCATAGGTAACACAATTTAGTAATCAGAAACACATAGCAAAACATCATAGCAGTAAGGACAATTTAAGCGTACTTAGTTCCTAAGACATGCCTTGGTCTTGTCAGAGTCCTTCGGTTCATCTTCACTGCCTCCAGAAGATGAAGAACCACTGCTTCTCGGGACTATAGAGAATGTAGTCCTTGACCGAGAGCTGTCACTGCTGCTTTTGGAAAAGGAGAAGTTTTTCAAATATGAACCTCGAGGAGTAACTCTTCCTGTGAAACAGTCCAAATTAAGATTCAGAAAAGAGACCTCAAGTTTTATCTAATTgtaattcttcttcaattggtatgCCCTAGACCTTCAAATAACTCCATTTTTCatagattttcatcacaattaacCTATATAATGAATAATTTTGCAGGTAAATTTCTCTCCCTTTTCCCCAAATGGATTATTTCCACCTATCAAGCCGATGAACTACTTCCAGTTCCAGCAATTAAAACCCAAAGTTATTTTTTTCTACACTTATGTGTTAAAGAGTCATTGACAGGATGAAGATTCTAAACAAACCAACTAAAATACATTACAGGAAACTAGAATCAAGAGAAACTACTTACTTGGAAATGTGTTAACTAGAAGAGAAGAAGGCCTAAATAACTTGAAAGTTGGTGTAGCTCTTGATTCTGAAGAGAAACCATaaccagatgaagaagaagaaacagatgaTAGATAAGAAGAGACGGAGAGAGCCATGGAGAGAGATTCACTGCCTTAAACCCGCTGGAATCATCAACGGTTGCCTAAATTTCACTCTAGAC
This portion of the Papaver somniferum cultivar HN1 chromosome 11, ASM357369v1, whole genome shotgun sequence genome encodes:
- the LOC113320415 gene encoding uncharacterized protein LOC113320415, with product MALSVSSYLSSVSSSSSGYGFSSESRATPTFKLFRPSSLLVNTFPRRVTPRGSYLKNFSFSKSSSDSSRSRTTFSIVPRSSGSSSSGGSEDEPKDSDKTKVEFGYSRKDVLLIGVGVTLLGVGLKSGLEFAGVDPLQAGNVVQLVLVLGLTLGWISTYIFRVSNKEMTYVQQLRDYEDKVMEKRIEGLTEAELVVLLEQVEEEKQQRLAKGKKV